In Deinococcus maricopensis DSM 21211, one genomic interval encodes:
- a CDS encoding alpha-amylase family glycosyl hydrolase has product MKRFQNVGRASALVGSMLLLGACTPSAPRPPASTTDWRQDVIYFAVTDRFADGNGLNNAGVDRQNPLGWHGGDLRGLTEKIRAGYFQKLGFTAVWITPVQLQVPGTTASDGPNKGRTFAGYHGYWADDFMQIDPHFGTVADLKEFVQAAHRAGLKVIQDVVVNHAGYGSRLVTQHPEWFHTDADCKASTNTDVDCALAGLPDFKQDRPDVQAYLNTFVNTWVRETGVDALRLDTMKHVPDMYWQQFFAAGGPGDPGKVWSVGEVFNGDPSVLAKYLRLGAPSVFDFPLYFAMKDQLTSANGNLDRVADVFAQDGVYPDASRLTTFVDNHDVPRFVSEAVSRGASAEEARARLDLALSLMYVSRGTPSVYYGTEIGLAGKGDPYNYPLGESNREDMVFSGVDASPLSARLRALADARRANPALTNGVQQELWRPNGGAPVLAFRRVLNGAAPVVTVLNGGNADLNLADLPGGGIPLLGTFAAGALREVTGRASDLRIEGGKLVGTLPARTLLAVTGAAGAGADVTVNPNLVDVTGLSAQGGDAAVQVRWTDSTDANVTGYRVYARAAGGSERLLNFAPLPLGTDAYLARGLVNGAAYTFRVVGVDAQGRESRGASVAGTPDSHATAKVTFTVDARNQGNGAVELRRFDTGQQITYPMTQVSRGVWKTDVTLPLFREVKFKFGNGAAGAKNSGYEGPGQSDRSVVAVDGAAYSGTYDYITQPAPTTFVEGTVTGAGAPLAGALVEGNDASLQYAFTFADGSYTLPAPGGEQTLRASAAGYTTSAPRVVTVPATGVSFDLARNLTGKYTVDGDLADWTAPKVNLSSPDAGVFGENNNLLDLRADSDDTFLYLAYRAKVAGNSAIVYVDAGDGGAVRADAFETWPRAASFGTGVDAFVAAYENQAPQLRRVTGDVATPEVNAGAYLKAARGTLPDQTVELAIPWTALGLSGRPNHAVNLYAGVFGGDGYGAGDIVPNATSTPAGANTIGSEGEQRRATFTAPLTFTP; this is encoded by the coding sequence ATGAAACGCTTCCAGAACGTGGGGCGCGCAAGCGCCCTGGTCGGCTCCATGCTGCTGCTCGGCGCCTGCACCCCCAGCGCGCCCCGTCCTCCGGCGAGCACGACGGACTGGCGTCAGGACGTCATCTACTTCGCCGTGACGGACCGCTTCGCGGACGGGAACGGCCTCAACAACGCGGGCGTGGACCGTCAGAACCCCCTCGGGTGGCACGGCGGGGACCTCCGCGGCCTCACGGAGAAGATCCGCGCCGGGTACTTCCAGAAGCTGGGCTTCACGGCCGTGTGGATCACGCCCGTACAGCTGCAGGTCCCAGGCACCACCGCCAGTGACGGGCCGAACAAGGGCCGGACGTTCGCCGGGTATCACGGATACTGGGCGGACGACTTCATGCAGATCGACCCGCACTTCGGAACGGTGGCGGACCTCAAAGAGTTCGTGCAGGCCGCGCACCGCGCGGGCCTGAAGGTCATTCAGGACGTCGTCGTGAACCACGCCGGGTACGGCTCGCGCCTCGTCACGCAGCACCCCGAGTGGTTCCACACGGACGCAGACTGCAAGGCGTCCACGAACACCGACGTGGACTGCGCGCTCGCGGGCCTGCCGGACTTCAAGCAGGACCGGCCGGACGTGCAGGCGTACCTGAACACGTTCGTGAACACCTGGGTGCGCGAAACGGGCGTGGACGCATTGCGGCTGGACACCATGAAGCACGTGCCGGACATGTACTGGCAGCAGTTCTTCGCGGCGGGCGGCCCCGGCGACCCCGGCAAGGTCTGGTCGGTCGGCGAGGTGTTCAACGGCGACCCGAGCGTCCTGGCGAAGTACCTGAGGCTGGGTGCACCGAGCGTGTTCGACTTCCCGCTGTACTTCGCGATGAAGGATCAGCTGACGAGCGCGAACGGCAACCTCGACCGCGTGGCGGACGTGTTCGCGCAGGACGGCGTGTACCCGGACGCGTCGCGGCTGACGACGTTCGTGGACAACCATGACGTGCCGCGGTTCGTGAGTGAGGCGGTGAGCCGCGGCGCGAGTGCCGAGGAGGCGCGCGCGCGGCTGGACTTGGCGTTGAGCCTGATGTACGTGTCGCGCGGCACGCCGAGCGTGTATTACGGGACGGAAATCGGCCTGGCCGGGAAGGGCGACCCGTACAATTACCCGCTCGGCGAGTCGAACCGGGAGGACATGGTGTTCTCGGGCGTGGACGCGTCCCCACTCAGCGCGCGCCTGCGGGCCCTGGCGGACGCGCGCCGCGCGAACCCGGCGCTCACGAACGGCGTGCAGCAGGAGCTGTGGCGGCCGAACGGGGGCGCGCCGGTGCTGGCGTTCCGGCGGGTCCTGAACGGCGCCGCGCCGGTCGTGACGGTCCTGAACGGCGGGAACGCCGACCTGAACCTCGCGGATCTGCCGGGCGGGGGGATTCCGCTGCTGGGCACGTTCGCAGCGGGCGCGCTGCGGGAGGTGACGGGCCGCGCGAGCGACCTGCGCATAGAGGGCGGCAAGCTGGTGGGGACGCTTCCGGCGCGGACGCTGCTGGCGGTCACAGGGGCGGCGGGCGCCGGCGCGGACGTGACCGTGAACCCGAACCTCGTGGACGTGACGGGCCTCAGCGCGCAGGGGGGCGACGCAGCCGTGCAGGTCCGCTGGACGGACAGCACCGACGCGAACGTCACCGGGTACCGGGTGTACGCGCGGGCGGCGGGCGGTTCGGAACGGCTGCTGAATTTCGCGCCGCTGCCGCTCGGCACGGACGCGTACCTCGCGCGGGGCCTCGTGAACGGCGCGGCGTACACCTTCCGGGTGGTGGGCGTGGACGCGCAGGGCCGCGAGAGCCGGGGCGCCAGCGTGGCGGGCACGCCGGACAGTCACGCGACGGCGAAGGTGACGTTCACGGTGGACGCCCGCAACCAGGGGAACGGCGCGGTGGAATTGCGGCGGTTCGACACGGGGCAGCAGATCACGTACCCGATGACGCAGGTGTCGCGCGGCGTGTGGAAGACGGACGTGACGCTGCCACTGTTCCGCGAGGTGAAGTTCAAGTTCGGGAACGGCGCGGCCGGCGCGAAAAACAGCGGGTACGAGGGACCGGGGCAGAGTGACCGCAGCGTCGTGGCTGTGGACGGCGCGGCGTACAGCGGCACGTACGACTACATCACGCAGCCCGCGCCGACGACGTTCGTGGAGGGCACCGTGACGGGCGCGGGCGCGCCGCTCGCGGGGGCGCTCGTGGAGGGGAACGACGCCTCGCTGCAGTACGCGTTCACCTTCGCAGACGGTTCGTACACCCTGCCCGCCCCGGGCGGCGAGCAGACGCTGCGGGCGAGCGCGGCCGGGTACACGACGAGCGCGCCGCGGGTGGTCACGGTGCCGGCGACCGGCGTGAGCTTCGACCTCGCGCGGAACCTCACCGGGAAGTACACGGTCGACGGGGACCTGGCGGACTGGACAGCGCCGAAAGTGAACCTCAGCAGCCCGGACGCGGGCGTATTCGGGGAGAACAACAACCTCCTGGACCTCCGCGCGGACAGCGACGACACGTTCCTGTACCTCGCGTACCGCGCGAAGGTCGCGGGGAACAGCGCCATCGTGTACGTGGACGCAGGCGACGGCGGCGCCGTCCGCGCGGACGCGTTCGAGACGTGGCCGCGCGCGGCGTCGTTCGGAACGGGCGTAGACGCGTTCGTCGCGGCGTACGAGAATCAGGCGCCGCAGCTGCGCCGCGTCACGGGCGACGTGGCCACGCCGGAAGTGAACGCGGGCGCGTACCTGAAGGCCGCGCGCGGCACCCTGCCGGATCAGACGGTGGAGCTCGCCATTCCGTGGACGGCGCTGGGGTTGAGTGGCCGCCCGAACCACGCGGTGAACCTGTACGCGGGGGTGTTCGGCGGGGACGGGTACGGCGCGGGCGACATCGTGCCGAACGCCACGAGCACTCCGGCAGGCGCGAACACCATCGGCAGTGAGGGCGAGCAGCGCCGGGCGACGTTCACGGCGCCGCTGACCTTCACGCCCTGA
- a CDS encoding FTR1 family protein yields MRARSLLLALIGAAALSGARAADLATPAETMRARLAEAELELTFDSANAARLVKEAQTAFRAVQGTWTRADARATADVQAALRTAAQAAARADGPALASANARAWTALLRGANVGLESSITAGQASAARDWLAVREFRVASPLTRLNADATTAVEDLAAGRTTPQAALSAVRADVLDSYQARFADALRELQASDARGFRTLAAGQKALAQGYFALLAPAFTQQRGADQAAAVERDLAALPGSLTRVQTELEGFRAAPLGEREVQARASQVTRFLALVPVEYARGVVVTNGRAHVTQDVEVNEGRTFLSGATSALADLAPLLPDRAAARDLTGAFAALGRTLAPQALRTQTPTPDELRTRVDALLKQVNAAFPAAWQKRDAGADLDIVRTQLDAVVAAAQAGEWASAETARLDAYALLESGTEARIAVFNPELKTRLEDLLWNGQRPRGFALLIREHASAAAFRATRAELQAALQDTAKVLGTEVAPAAVATNAGIIVFREGLEAVLILAALMGSLRRKEVVHLRRPMWLGAAGAFLATAATWFVMQGALSLLGRYGEKLEAVVSIIAIGVLLLIMNWFFHQVYWTDRMAAFQKHKHELTHGARGAMRAQWVGLAVLGFTSIYREGFETVLFLQSLVLQAGAASVLSGTALGLAAVVGVGLLVFRWQARLPMKKLLVWTGALICAVLGVMVGNTVHTLQLVGWMTVHPLPFALPGWLGLWLGLHATWEGIVLQVLSVIAVIGSFFAAEALKERELRARRAGQVETAK; encoded by the coding sequence ATGCGCGCCCGCTCCCTCCTGCTCGCGCTGATCGGCGCCGCGGCCCTGAGCGGCGCGCGCGCCGCCGACCTCGCCACGCCCGCCGAAACCATGCGCGCGCGCCTCGCCGAGGCGGAACTGGAACTCACCTTCGACTCGGCGAACGCCGCCCGCCTCGTCAAGGAGGCGCAGACGGCGTTCCGCGCCGTGCAGGGCACCTGGACGCGTGCAGACGCGCGCGCCACCGCCGACGTGCAGGCCGCGCTGCGGACCGCCGCGCAGGCCGCCGCCCGCGCGGACGGCCCGGCCCTCGCGAGCGCCAACGCGCGCGCGTGGACGGCCCTGCTGCGCGGCGCGAACGTCGGCCTGGAATCCAGCATCACGGCCGGGCAGGCCAGCGCCGCCCGTGACTGGCTGGCCGTGCGGGAATTCCGCGTGGCCAGCCCCCTCACCCGCCTGAACGCGGACGCCACCACCGCCGTCGAGGACCTCGCGGCGGGTCGCACCACCCCGCAGGCAGCGCTGAGCGCCGTGCGCGCCGACGTGCTCGACAGCTACCAGGCCCGCTTCGCGGACGCGCTGCGTGAACTGCAGGCGTCCGACGCGCGCGGGTTCCGCACGCTCGCCGCCGGACAGAAAGCGCTCGCGCAGGGGTACTTCGCGCTGCTCGCGCCCGCCTTCACGCAGCAGCGCGGCGCCGATCAGGCCGCCGCCGTCGAGCGCGACCTCGCGGCGCTGCCCGGGTCGCTCACGCGCGTGCAGACGGAACTTGAAGGGTTCCGCGCCGCGCCGCTGGGGGAACGCGAGGTGCAGGCGCGCGCGTCGCAGGTGACGCGCTTCCTGGCGCTCGTGCCGGTGGAGTACGCGCGCGGCGTGGTCGTCACGAACGGCCGCGCGCACGTCACACAGGACGTCGAGGTGAACGAGGGCCGCACGTTCCTGAGCGGCGCCACCAGCGCCCTCGCGGACCTCGCGCCGCTGCTGCCGGACCGCGCCGCCGCGCGCGACCTGACGGGCGCGTTCGCAGCGCTCGGGCGGACGCTCGCACCGCAGGCGCTGCGCACCCAGACGCCCACGCCCGACGAACTCCGGACGCGCGTGGACGCCCTCCTGAAGCAGGTGAACGCTGCCTTCCCCGCCGCGTGGCAGAAACGCGACGCGGGCGCGGACCTCGACATCGTCCGTACGCAGCTTGACGCTGTCGTCGCGGCCGCACAGGCGGGCGAGTGGGCAAGCGCCGAAACGGCCCGCCTGGACGCGTACGCGCTGCTGGAAAGCGGCACGGAAGCGCGCATCGCCGTGTTCAACCCGGAGCTCAAGACGCGCCTGGAGGACCTGCTGTGGAACGGGCAGCGCCCGCGCGGCTTCGCGCTGCTGATCCGCGAGCACGCGAGCGCCGCGGCGTTCCGCGCCACCCGCGCGGAGCTGCAGGCGGCCCTGCAGGACACCGCGAAGGTGCTCGGCACCGAGGTGGCGCCCGCCGCGGTCGCCACGAACGCCGGCATCATCGTGTTCCGCGAGGGCCTGGAAGCCGTGCTGATTCTCGCGGCGCTGATGGGCAGCCTGCGCCGCAAGGAGGTCGTGCACCTGCGCCGCCCCATGTGGCTGGGCGCGGCGGGCGCGTTCCTGGCGACGGCCGCGACGTGGTTCGTGATGCAGGGGGCCCTGTCGCTGCTGGGGCGGTACGGCGAGAAGCTTGAAGCGGTCGTGAGCATCATCGCGATTGGCGTGCTGCTGCTGATCATGAACTGGTTCTTCCATCAGGTGTACTGGACGGACCGCATGGCGGCGTTCCAGAAGCACAAGCATGAGCTGACGCACGGGGCGCGCGGCGCCATGCGCGCGCAGTGGGTGGGCCTGGCGGTGCTGGGGTTCACGTCCATTTACCGTGAGGGGTTCGAGACGGTGCTGTTCCTGCAGTCGCTGGTGCTGCAGGCGGGCGCGGCGTCGGTGCTGAGCGGCACGGCGCTGGGCCTCGCGGCGGTGGTTGGCGTCGGGTTGCTGGTGTTCCGCTGGCAGGCGCGCCTGCCCATGAAGAAGCTGCTGGTCTGGACGGGCGCGCTGATCTGCGCGGTGCTGGGCGTCATGGTGGGCAACACCGTGCACACGCTGCAGCTGGTCGGTTGGATGACCGTGCACCCGCTACCGTTCGCGCTGCCGGGCTGGCTGGGCCTGTGGCTCGGGCTGCACGCCACGTGGGAAGGCATCGTGCTGCAGGTCCTGTCGGTGATCGCGGTGATCGGGAGCTTCTTCGCCGCCGAGGCGCTCAAGGAGCGCGAGTTGCGCGCGCGCCGCGCCGGGCAGGTCGAAACGGCCAAGTAA
- a CDS encoding ABC transporter substrate-binding protein — protein MRVASLLPSATDMAVDLGLAGQLVAVSHSCDHPAAAGLPVMTRSSIGAHLPPADIDAAVSAAVREGRPLYQVLAEVLDAVRPDLLLTQGVCEVCAVTPGTIQDALRALPDSLPTDARTLSLDGKTLSGILGDVQRVADAAGVPERGEALTRAARDRWAAITPAAHAPRVLTLEWTDPPFYGGHWVPEQVERAGGVNVLGRAGQDSGRATWADISALNPDVIVVMCCGYGLADNVRFAQDLRAHAPARTLRAVQAGQLWATDANALYSRPSLGVVRGAEVLAALLRGEPTHGASVRLS, from the coding sequence ATGCGCGTCGCCTCGCTGCTGCCGAGCGCCACCGACATGGCTGTCGACCTCGGCCTGGCGGGGCAGCTCGTCGCCGTTAGCCACAGCTGCGACCACCCCGCCGCCGCCGGGCTGCCCGTCATGACGCGCAGCAGCATCGGCGCGCACCTCCCGCCGGCGGACATCGACGCGGCCGTGAGCGCCGCCGTCCGCGAGGGCCGCCCGCTCTACCAGGTCCTTGCGGAGGTGCTGGACGCCGTCCGCCCGGACCTGCTGCTCACCCAGGGCGTCTGCGAGGTGTGCGCCGTCACGCCCGGCACCATTCAGGACGCCCTGCGCGCCCTCCCGGACAGCCTGCCGACCGACGCGCGCACCCTCAGCCTGGACGGCAAAACCCTGAGCGGCATCCTCGGGGACGTGCAGCGCGTCGCGGACGCCGCCGGCGTGCCGGAGAGGGGAGAGGCGCTCACCCGGGCCGCCCGCGACCGCTGGGCGGCCATCACGCCCGCCGCGCACGCCCCGCGCGTCCTCACGCTCGAATGGACCGACCCGCCCTTTTACGGCGGGCACTGGGTGCCGGAACAGGTGGAACGCGCCGGCGGCGTGAACGTCCTCGGGCGGGCCGGGCAGGACAGCGGCCGCGCCACCTGGGCAGACATCAGCGCCCTCAACCCGGACGTGATCGTCGTGATGTGCTGCGGATACGGCCTCGCCGACAACGTCCGCTTCGCGCAGGACCTGCGCGCCCACGCGCCCGCCCGCACGCTGCGCGCCGTACAGGCCGGGCAATTGTGGGCGACCGACGCGAACGCCCTGTACTCCCGCCCGTCGCTCGGCGTGGTGCGCGGCGCCGAAGTGCTCGCCGCCCTGCTGCGCGGCGAACCCACCCACGGCGCCAGCGTCCGCCTCTCCTGA
- the tdh gene encoding L-threonine 3-dehydrogenase, translating to MKALSKSQAQVGIWMTDQPVPTPGPNDLLIRVRKSSICGTDVHIYNWDAWASQTIPVPMVVGHEYMGVVEDMGSEVRGFSVGDRVSGEGHITCGHCRNCRAGRRHLCRNTLGVGVNRPGSFAEYLVIPAFNAFKIPDDIPDDVAAIFDPFGNAVHTALSFDLVGEDVLITGAGPIGIMAAAVARHVGARNVVITDVNDYRLDLARNMGATRAVNVAREDLWTVAQTELGMTEGFDVGLEMSGNGAAFNQMIKTMNHGGKIALLGIPSAGVSIDWNDVIFKGLIIKGIYGREMFETWYKMAALVQSGLDLTPIITHHYGIRDFQQGFDAMLSGQSGKVILNWEQ from the coding sequence ATGAAAGCCCTCAGCAAAAGCCAAGCACAGGTCGGCATCTGGATGACCGACCAACCCGTTCCCACCCCCGGCCCCAACGACCTGCTCATCCGCGTGCGCAAAAGCAGCATTTGCGGCACCGACGTGCACATCTACAACTGGGACGCCTGGGCCAGCCAGACCATCCCCGTCCCCATGGTCGTCGGCCACGAGTACATGGGCGTCGTCGAGGACATGGGCAGCGAGGTGCGCGGCTTCAGCGTCGGCGACCGCGTCAGCGGCGAAGGGCACATCACCTGCGGACACTGCCGCAACTGCCGCGCCGGCCGCCGCCACCTGTGCCGCAACACCCTCGGCGTCGGCGTGAACCGCCCCGGCTCCTTCGCCGAGTACCTCGTTATCCCTGCCTTCAACGCCTTCAAGATCCCCGACGACATCCCCGACGACGTCGCCGCCATCTTCGACCCGTTCGGCAACGCCGTCCACACCGCTCTCAGCTTCGACCTGGTCGGCGAGGACGTCCTGATCACCGGCGCCGGCCCCATCGGCATCATGGCCGCCGCCGTCGCCCGCCACGTCGGCGCGCGCAACGTCGTCATCACCGACGTGAACGACTACCGCCTCGACCTCGCGCGCAACATGGGCGCCACCCGCGCCGTCAACGTCGCCCGCGAGGACCTCTGGACCGTCGCGCAGACGGAACTCGGCATGACCGAGGGCTTCGACGTCGGCCTGGAAATGAGCGGCAACGGCGCCGCCTTCAACCAGATGATCAAGACCATGAACCACGGCGGCAAGATCGCGCTGCTCGGCATTCCCAGCGCGGGCGTCAGCATCGACTGGAACGACGTGATCTTCAAGGGCCTGATCATCAAGGGCATCTACGGCCGCGAGATGTTCGAAACGTGGTACAAGATGGCCGCCCTCGTCCAGAGCGGCCTGGACCTCACGCCCATCATCACGCACCACTACGGCATCCGCGACTTCCAGCAGGGCTTCGACGCGATGCTCAGCGGCCAGAGCGGCAAGGTCATCCTCAACTGGGAGCAGTGA
- a CDS encoding imelysin family protein, which translates to MHRALALTAALLASAGLAANLSGVKTYLNGKLDTQLAGTAALTAAADQYYQLARAANFDYRKLAQQPQARAALQAARAGWEKASPAYEDIEGIVAGVESLSSYDLILDAGTSAEAGGEAVVPFDLRLPNGKTLKKPGNLFGVNEGTLWGTAPAYSSGVAADLNGNGKLDFGDRLPDANVLKAAAAELHRQSGNLQRAARAWTPTREDVFGALVANVPTVGPVFFEDWKSSPFVLGTRSTRRDFVVISRMSDLSGNVRSWKAMYTGLSADIKAKNPALDRQIQVGLNDLDTFVAKLVSRERTRRYTPEQAEQLQREAQNRATVITGRITQAAALLGLRVE; encoded by the coding sequence ATGCACCGCGCGCTCGCCCTGACCGCCGCCCTCCTCGCCTCGGCTGGCCTCGCCGCCAATCTGAGCGGCGTGAAAACCTACCTGAACGGCAAACTCGACACGCAGCTCGCCGGTACCGCCGCGCTCACCGCCGCCGCCGACCAGTACTACCAGCTCGCCCGCGCCGCGAACTTCGACTACCGCAAGCTCGCGCAGCAGCCCCAGGCGCGCGCCGCCCTGCAGGCCGCCCGCGCCGGCTGGGAAAAAGCCAGCCCCGCCTACGAGGACATCGAGGGCATCGTCGCCGGCGTCGAATCGCTCAGCAGCTACGACCTGATCCTTGACGCGGGCACCAGCGCCGAAGCGGGCGGCGAGGCCGTCGTCCCGTTCGACCTGCGCCTCCCCAACGGCAAGACCCTCAAGAAACCCGGCAACCTGTTCGGCGTGAACGAAGGCACCCTGTGGGGCACCGCCCCCGCGTACAGCAGCGGCGTCGCCGCCGACCTGAACGGCAACGGCAAGCTCGACTTCGGCGACCGCCTGCCCGACGCGAACGTCCTCAAGGCCGCCGCCGCCGAACTGCACCGCCAGAGCGGCAACCTGCAGCGCGCCGCGCGCGCCTGGACGCCCACCCGCGAGGACGTGTTCGGCGCGCTCGTCGCGAACGTCCCCACGGTCGGCCCGGTGTTCTTCGAGGACTGGAAGTCCAGCCCGTTCGTGCTGGGCACGCGCAGCACCCGCCGCGACTTCGTGGTGATCTCGCGCATGTCCGACCTGAGCGGCAACGTCCGCTCCTGGAAGGCCATGTACACCGGCCTCAGCGCCGACATCAAAGCGAAGAACCCTGCCCTTGACCGCCAGATTCAAGTGGGCCTGAACGACCTCGACACGTTCGTCGCGAAACTCGTGAGCCGCGAGCGCACGCGCCGCTACACGCCGGAGCAGGCCGAGCAGCTGCAGCGCGAAGCGCAGAACCGCGCGACCGTCATCACGGGGCGCATCACGCAGGCGGCCGCGCTGCTGGGCCTGCGGGTGGAGTGA
- a CDS encoding phospholipase A(2) produces MRNAPLFGLLLGTLVLASCNQTASTPTAADPAPTSATSTIQNDLNAFKQLQVQVSRGEMPAPVDSDGNPVDLQKLIGQIEDDLAHPLAAPTNEVISAQAAYAQRIYTDIAADNNFTGNLAYNKRTFPRFNWGNDGCSIPGLPDAASKYIVFHPACVQHDFGYRNARAYPNLMNENHRGWVDGQFKEHMRTICSKRNILLRPGCYADAEIFWAAVRHGGRGSFYN; encoded by the coding sequence ATGCGTAACGCCCCACTGTTCGGCCTGCTTCTCGGCACCCTCGTCCTCGCCTCCTGCAACCAGACCGCCAGCACCCCCACCGCCGCCGACCCCGCCCCCACCAGCGCCACCAGCACCATCCAGAACGACCTGAACGCCTTCAAGCAGCTTCAGGTGCAGGTCAGCCGCGGCGAAATGCCCGCCCCGGTCGACAGCGACGGCAACCCCGTCGACCTCCAGAAACTCATCGGCCAGATCGAAGATGACCTCGCGCACCCCCTTGCCGCGCCCACCAACGAAGTCATCTCCGCGCAGGCCGCGTACGCCCAGCGCATCTACACCGACATCGCCGCCGACAACAACTTCACCGGCAACCTGGCCTACAACAAACGCACCTTCCCGCGCTTCAACTGGGGGAACGACGGCTGCAGCATCCCCGGCCTGCCCGACGCCGCCTCCAAGTACATCGTCTTCCACCCCGCCTGCGTGCAGCACGACTTCGGCTACCGCAACGCCCGCGCGTACCCCAACCTCATGAACGAAAACCACCGCGGCTGGGTCGACGGGCAGTTCAAGGAGCACATGCGCACGATCTGCAGCAAACGCAACATCCTGCTGCGCCCCGGCTGCTACGCCGACGCGGAGATCTTCTGGGCGGCTGTCCGCCACGGCGGCCGCGGCTCCTTCTACAACTGA
- a CDS encoding DUF47 domain-containing protein: MVFSRLLPKNPQFGVLFTRAAVNAHTTATALVDLCERFENVEAKVHRLRDLEHEGDHVSGQLTIALQDAFITPFDREDIIELNNHLDDFVDLIEEAGRRMWLYRIDHPGAPALQIARVIEQQAQLLAQAMPMIEDAGKSAELSSYTQQIRKLEDDADRISDAVQQAQYDGVTDIPGMIRAMRLGEIMALLEDATDQAQRVAKTIEGIILKNA, translated from the coding sequence ATGGTTTTCTCCCGCCTGTTACCCAAGAACCCTCAATTCGGCGTGCTGTTCACGCGCGCCGCCGTGAACGCCCACACCACCGCCACCGCGCTGGTGGACCTCTGTGAGCGCTTCGAGAACGTCGAAGCGAAAGTGCATCGCCTGCGTGACCTGGAGCACGAGGGCGACCACGTGTCCGGCCAGCTGACGATCGCGTTGCAAGACGCGTTCATCACGCCGTTCGACCGTGAGGACATCATCGAGCTGAACAACCACCTGGACGATTTCGTGGACCTGATCGAGGAAGCGGGCCGGCGCATGTGGCTGTACCGCATCGACCACCCGGGCGCGCCGGCGCTGCAGATCGCGCGCGTCATCGAGCAGCAGGCGCAGCTGCTCGCGCAGGCCATGCCGATGATCGAGGACGCCGGGAAGAGCGCGGAGCTGAGCAGCTACACGCAGCAGATCCGCAAGCTCGAGGACGACGCGGACCGCATCAGCGACGCGGTGCAGCAGGCGCAGTACGACGGCGTGACCGACATTCCGGGCATGATCCGCGCGATGCGCCTCGGGGAGATCATGGCCCTGCTGGAGGACGCCACCGATCAGGCGCAGCGCGTCGCGAAGACCATTGAGGGCATCATCCTCAAGAACGCCTGA
- a CDS encoding inorganic phosphate transporter translates to MDTALIGLLVIIALALIFDFINGFHDTANAIATSVATRVLTPAQAVLMSGVLNFVGAMLGEQVAKTIAKDIVKPEATTLLLVGAAIMSAIVWNLVTWWRGIPSSSSHALVFSLVGAGIAAGGLGIIETKGIVKTLKGLVTSPALGFVIPIIIMLLLLQLVRRWRPRTVTRLFGRLQILSAAYMAFSHGKNDAQKAMGIITLALAGYYGWSGSEIHVPVWVKLAAATAMGLGTSIGGWRIIKTMGHKVVELKPIDGFVAEVSAATIIDGAARLGIPVSTTHVISSSIMGVGTVKGFRKVKWQVAGRIVSAWVITIPTCMALGWLFYEIGHLFVRA, encoded by the coding sequence ATGGATACAGCCCTGATTGGCTTGCTGGTGATCATCGCCCTGGCGTTGATCTTCGATTTCATCAACGGTTTCCACGACACCGCGAACGCCATCGCGACGTCCGTGGCGACGCGCGTCCTGACGCCCGCGCAGGCGGTGCTGATGTCGGGCGTCCTGAACTTCGTGGGCGCGATGCTGGGCGAGCAGGTCGCGAAGACCATCGCCAAGGACATCGTGAAGCCCGAGGCGACGACGCTGCTGCTGGTCGGCGCGGCCATCATGAGCGCCATCGTGTGGAACCTCGTGACGTGGTGGCGGGGCATTCCGAGCAGCAGCAGTCACGCGCTGGTGTTCAGCCTGGTCGGTGCGGGCATCGCAGCGGGCGGCCTGGGCATCATCGAGACGAAGGGCATCGTGAAGACGCTCAAGGGCCTCGTGACCAGCCCGGCGCTCGGGTTCGTGATTCCGATCATCATCATGCTGCTGCTACTGCAGTTGGTGCGGCGCTGGCGCCCGCGGACGGTCACGCGCCTGTTCGGTCGGCTGCAGATCCTGTCGGCGGCGTACATGGCGTTCAGTCACGGCAAGAACGACGCGCAGAAGGCGATGGGGATCATCACGCTGGCGCTGGCCGGGTACTACGGCTGGAGTGGCAGTGAGATTCACGTGCCGGTGTGGGTGAAGCTCGCCGCGGCCACCGCGATGGGTCTGGGCACCAGCATCGGCGGGTGGCGGATCATCAAGACGATGGGCCACAAGGTCGTGGAGCTTAAACCCATCGACGGGTTCGTGGCCGAGGTGAGCGCCGCGACGATCATTGACGGCGCGGCGCGCCTGGGCATTCCGGTCAGCACGACGCACGTGATCAGCAGCAGCATCATGGGCGTCGGGACCGTGAAGGGCTTCCGGAAGGTGAAGTGGCAGGTGGCGGGCCGCATCGTGAGCGCGTGGGTGATCACGATTCCGACGTGCATGGCGCTCGGCTGGCTGTTCTACGAGATCGGGCACCTGTTCGTGCGCGCGTAA